The following are encoded in a window of Haemorhous mexicanus isolate bHaeMex1 chromosome 7, bHaeMex1.pri, whole genome shotgun sequence genomic DNA:
- the HMX3 gene encoding homeobox protein HMX3 translates to MPETGQEPPSAPPPPPKESFYIKNLLNGGPPKAPPKQPRALFAPSGKAAVDGAGFALSQVGDLAFPRFEIPAPRFALSAHCLERAQTWWYPYALTPAGAHLPRTEAAEKSLLRDSSPASGTDRDSPEPLLKAEGEQKELDSKSPDEIVLEESDSEEAKKEGGAEDWKKREESPEKKPCRKKKTRTVFSRSQVFQLESTFDMKRYLSSSERAGLAASLHLTETQVKIWFQNRRNKWKRQLAAELEAANLSHAAAQRIVRVPILYHENSGAEGGAGGGGAPGTQPLLTFPHPVYYSHPVVTSVPLLRPV, encoded by the exons ATGCCGGAGACCGGGCAGGAGCCCCCCAGCGCTCCTCCGCCGCCCCCCAAAGAGTCCTTCTACATCAAGAACCTGCTCAACGGCGGCCCCCCCAAGGCGCCCCCCAAGCAGCCGCGGGCGCTGTTCGCCCCCTCGGGCAAGGCGGCGGTGGACGGAGCCGGCTTCGCCCTCTCGCAGGTGGGCGACCTCGCCTTTCCCCGCTTCGAGATCCCGGCGCCGCGCTTCGCCCTGAGCGCCCACTGCCTGGAGCGCGCCCAGACCTGGTGGTACCCCTACGCCCTGACGCCGGCCGGAGCCCACCTGCCCCGCACGGAAG CCGCAGAGAAATCCCTGCTGAGGGACTCGTCCCCCGCCTCGGGCACCGACCGGGACTCCCCGGAGCCGCTGCTGAAGGCGGAGGgggagcagaaggagctggacTCCAAGAGCCCCGACGAGATCGTTCTGGAGGAAAGCGACTCGGAGGAGGCGAAGAAGGAGGGAGGCGCGGAGGACTGGAAGAAGCGAGAGGAGAGCCCCGAGAAGAAGCCGTGCCGCAAGAAGAAGACGCGCACGGTGTTCAGCCGCTCGCAGGTCTTCCAGCTGGAGTCCACCTTCGACATGAAGCGCTACCTGAGCAGCTCGGAGCGCGCCGGCTTGGCCGCCTCGCTGCACCTGACAGAGACCCAGGTGAAGATTTGGTTCCAGAACCGCCGCAACAAGTGGAAGCGGCAGCTGGCGGCCGAGCTGGAGGCGGCCAACCTGAGCCACGCGGCCGCGCAGCGCATCGTCCGCGTCCCCATCCTCTACCACGAGAACTCGGGCGCGGAGGGaggcgcggggggcggcggaGCCCCCGGCACGCAGCCCCTGCTCACCTTCCCTCACCCCGTCTACTATTCCCACCCCGTGGTCACCTCCGTGCCGCTGCTGCGGCCCGTCTGA
- the HMX2 gene encoding homeobox protein HMX2 has translation MSSKEEPSKCCPAAAPISSFTIQSILGSGSTDPPREAGDRAPAWPARARTLSLSSEDEEPEESWKHRGCFCPEAQGPAEACHKHQPLSFTCLGSAKGSGAAAAGSGERGPFLSPPQQDCKDEKEKPLGPPSPSCGERQRDGGDRQAGAAKKKTRTVFSRSQVYQLESTFDMKRYLSSSERACLASSLQLTETQVKTWFQNRRNKWKRQLSAELEAANMAHASAQTLVGMPLVFRDNSLLRVPVPRSIAFPAPLYYPGSNLSALPLYNLYNKIDY, from the exons ATGAGCAGCAAAGAAGAGCCGAGCAAGTGCTGTCCGGCGGCTGCTCCCATCTCCAGTTTCACCATCCAGTCCATCCTGGGCAGCGGCAGCACCGACCCCCCCCGGGAAGCCGGAGACAGAGCGCCCGCCTGGCCCGCCCGCGCCCGGACCCTCTCGCTGTCCTCGGAGGACGAGGAGCCGGAGGAGAGCTGGAAGCACCGCGGCTGCTTCTGCCCCGAGGCTCAGGGCCCCGCCGAGGCGTGCCACAAGCACCAACCCCTCAGCTTCACCTGTCTCG GCAGCGCCAAGGggagcggagcggcggcggcgggcagcGGGGAGCGGGGGCCCTTCCTCTCGCCCCCCCAGCAGGACTGTAAGGACGAGAAGGAGAAGCCGCTAGGACCCCCCTCGCCTTCCTGCGGGGAACGGCAGCGCGACGGCGGGGACCGGCAGGCCGGCGCCGCCAAGAAGAAGACGCGCACGGTGTTCAGCCGCAGCCAGGTGTACCAGCTGGAGTCCACCTTCGACATGAAGCGCTACCTGAGCAGCTCGGAGCGGGCCTGCCTGgcctccagcctgcagctcacCGAGACCCAGGTGAAGACCTGGTTCCAGAACCGCAGGAACAAGTGGAAACGGCAGCTCTCGGCCGAGCTGGAGGCGGCCAACATGGCCCACGCCTCGGCGCAGACTCTGGTGGGGATGCCGCTGGTGTTCAGAGACAATTCCCTCCTCCGAGTGCCAGTGCCCCGGTCCATCGCCTTCCCCGCCCCTCTCTACTACCCTGGCAGCAACCTCTCGGCCTTACCGCTCTACAACCTCTACAACAAGATCGACTACTGA
- the BUB3 gene encoding mitotic checkpoint protein BUB3, giving the protein MKTMTGSNEFKLNQTPDDGISSVKFSPNTSQFLLVSSWDTTVRLYDVPANTMRLKYQHSGAVLDCAFYDPTHAWSGGLDQQLKMHDLNTDQENLVGAHDAPIRCVEYCPEVNVMVTGSWDQTVKLWDPRTPCNAGTFSQPEKVYTLSVSGDRLIVGTAGRRVLVWDLRNMGYVQQRRESSLKYQTRCIRAFPNKQGYVLSSIEGRVAVEYLDPSPEIQKKKYAFKCHRLKENNIEQIYPVNAISFHNVHNTFATGGSDGFVNIWDPFNKKRLCQFHRYPTSIASLAFSNDGTTLAIASSYMYEMDDIEHPEDGIYIRQVTDAETKPKST; this is encoded by the exons ATGAAAACG ATGACAGGATCAAACGAGTTCAAGCTCAACCAAACTCCAGATGATGGGATTTCATCAGTGAAGTTTAGTCCAAACACATCTCAGTTTCTGCTCGTTTCCTCCTGGGACACAACTGTGCGGCTCTATGATGTTCCTGCCAACACCATGAGACTCAAATATCAGCATTCAGGAGCTgtcctggactgtgctttttat GATCCTACCCATGCCTGGAGTGGGGGGCTGGATCAGCAGCTGAAAATGCACGACTTAAACACAGACCAAG aaaacCTTGTTGGTGCCCACGATGCTCCTATCAGGTGTGTGGAGTATTGCCCAGAAGTGAATGTCATGGTGACTGGCAGCTGGGATCAAACTGTCAAACTCTGGGATCCCAGAACTCCCTGTAATGCAGGAACCTTCTCCCAGCCTGAAAAG GTCTACACCCTGTCTGTGTCTGGAGACAGACTGATTGTGGGGACAGCAGGTCGGAGGGTGCTGGTGTGGGATTTGAGGAACATGGGATACGTTCAGCAGCGAAGGGAATCGAGCCTGAAATACCAGACCCGTTGCATCAGAGCATTCCCCAACAAACAG GGTTATGTTTTAAGCTCTATTGAAGGTCGTGTAGCTGTGGAATATTTGGATCCAAGCCCAGAAATCCAGAAGAAGAAATATGCATTCAAATGTCACCGTTTGAAGGAGAATAACATCGAGCAGATTTATCCAGTTAATGCCATTTCTTTCCATAATGTCCACAACACATTTGCTACAG GCGGCTCGGACGGCTTTGTGAACATCTGGGATCCCTTCAACAAGAAGCGGCTGTGCCAGTTCCATCGCTATCCCACCAGCATCGCCTCCCTGGCCTTCAGCAACGACGGCACCACGCTGGCCATCGCCTCCTCCTACATGTACGAGATGGACGACATCGAGCACCCCGAGGACGGCATCTACATCCGCCAGGTGACCGACGCGGAGACAAAGCCCAA GTCCACTTAG